One window from the genome of Gimesia aquarii encodes:
- a CDS encoding protein-disulfide reductase DsbD family protein — translation MFTKSLFYFVLCGFLFLPFVSSIAQEQDNPQQVEISAQVSRVAPDEAELVITAKIQPGLHIYAQSQPKPFLATKITLKPDNQIRSAGPFVPSKEPVLMKHEKLGVELHEHEGTVSWRSRIQLKDSNAATFIIGTLFSQACEKDRCFAPTTTPFQVQLAGTSHPLTTQQETAAMDLSLKQTMGDNNSDEMSSIDDQENSSFSLNELNITNQQKPQSAWSVLPLAFIAGFLLNFMPCVLPVVGLKLLSFVQQANSDRKRILLMNLSYTVGLLSVMMVLATLAVFAGLGWGEQFSSTAFTVSLSAIVFAFGLSFLGVWEIPLPGFVGSVGGKTPQEGYEGAFSKGVLSTLLATPCSGPFLGAALAWAVTQPGYLTFSVFATVGLGMASPYLIIGLFPSMIRFLPKPGNWMIAFKQIMGFIMLATVVYLMSFMPIAAVVPTVLLLLGVGIGLWYAGRVPAHESLRKQFKAWSVAAGMVVVIGLLSFTWLQGVMQQRFERAAQRFISSHVEVSQSALVENQTVGAIQWESYSPERLESLLKAGKPVFIDFTADWCLTCKANEAAAIETREVATALRESNVIALRADKTEPNPAVDRLLRQLGNSAASIPFYAVFPAGKPNEPILLDGIYATPAPFVKAIDQSKAIAKNKQPTTIVTKRIETGRHVTGS, via the coding sequence ATGTTTACTAAGTCACTCTTTTACTTTGTTCTCTGCGGTTTCTTGTTCTTGCCTTTTGTCAGTTCGATCGCACAAGAGCAGGACAACCCTCAACAAGTTGAAATCTCTGCACAGGTATCAAGAGTGGCTCCTGATGAAGCAGAATTGGTGATCACCGCAAAGATACAACCGGGCTTACACATTTATGCACAATCTCAGCCAAAACCTTTTTTAGCAACGAAGATTACTCTGAAACCAGACAATCAAATTCGCTCAGCAGGGCCGTTCGTTCCCTCGAAAGAACCGGTTCTAATGAAACACGAAAAACTGGGAGTCGAGTTACATGAGCATGAAGGAACTGTTTCCTGGCGATCACGCATTCAACTTAAAGATTCAAATGCAGCCACTTTTATCATTGGTACACTCTTTTCGCAGGCTTGTGAAAAAGATCGTTGTTTTGCTCCGACGACGACTCCCTTTCAGGTACAACTAGCAGGCACTAGTCATCCCCTAACAACGCAACAAGAAACAGCGGCAATGGATCTCAGCTTAAAGCAAACAATGGGTGATAATAATTCTGACGAAATGAGCTCGATAGATGATCAGGAGAATTCAAGCTTTTCACTTAATGAATTGAACATCACCAACCAGCAAAAGCCACAGTCTGCATGGTCTGTTTTGCCGTTGGCATTCATCGCAGGTTTTTTGCTGAATTTTATGCCGTGTGTGCTTCCCGTTGTCGGATTAAAACTTCTCTCGTTTGTTCAGCAGGCCAATTCGGATCGAAAACGTATTTTGTTAATGAATCTCTCGTATACAGTGGGCTTACTGTCTGTCATGATGGTACTTGCTACGTTGGCCGTCTTTGCCGGGCTGGGATGGGGAGAACAATTTAGCAGCACCGCGTTTACAGTCAGTCTGTCTGCGATTGTCTTCGCCTTTGGTTTGAGTTTTTTGGGAGTCTGGGAAATTCCATTACCTGGCTTTGTGGGATCAGTGGGGGGCAAGACTCCCCAAGAAGGTTATGAGGGTGCATTTAGTAAGGGCGTGTTAAGTACATTACTGGCGACGCCCTGCAGCGGCCCCTTTCTTGGTGCAGCTTTAGCGTGGGCGGTCACTCAGCCAGGCTATTTAACGTTTAGTGTGTTTGCAACCGTTGGTCTGGGGATGGCCAGTCCCTATCTAATCATTGGGCTATTTCCTTCCATGATTCGTTTTTTACCTAAGCCGGGAAACTGGATGATCGCCTTCAAGCAGATCATGGGCTTTATCATGTTGGCGACAGTTGTTTATCTTATGAGTTTCATGCCCATTGCCGCTGTGGTACCCACCGTTTTGTTACTATTGGGAGTGGGAATCGGACTTTGGTATGCAGGCCGCGTGCCTGCTCATGAATCCTTGCGTAAACAATTCAAGGCCTGGTCTGTCGCGGCAGGGATGGTGGTCGTTATTGGATTGCTTTCTTTCACCTGGTTACAGGGGGTGATGCAACAACGTTTCGAAAGGGCGGCACAACGTTTCATCTCAAGTCATGTAGAAGTTTCTCAATCTGCTCTTGTAGAAAATCAGACCGTGGGGGCAATTCAATGGGAGTCTTACTCACCTGAGCGACTGGAAAGTTTACTCAAAGCAGGGAAACCTGTGTTTATCGATTTTACAGCGGACTGGTGTTTGACTTGTAAAGCAAATGAAGCGGCTGCGATTGAAACGAGAGAAGTAGCCACAGCCCTGCGAGAATCAAACGTGATTGCACTCAGAGCTGATAAAACAGAGCCTAACCCGGCAGTGGACCGTCTGCTACGTCAGTTGGGTAACTCAGCTGCTTCGATTCCTTTTTACGCGGTCTTCCCGGCAGGCAAACCCAATGAACCGATCCTGTTAGATGGTATTTACGCGACACCTGCACCCTTTGTGAAAGCAATCGATCAATCAAAAGCGATCGCAAAAAATAAGCAGCCGACGACCATTGTTACAAAACGAATTGAAACGGGAAGGCATGTCACCGGTAGTTAA